In Crassostrea angulata isolate pt1a10 chromosome 6, ASM2561291v2, whole genome shotgun sequence, a genomic segment contains:
- the LOC128189941 gene encoding zinc finger protein 341-like: MNQQFIETYTVPGMDSQTAVAVQSLIDSQVITEATPVDEDDVFQCGKCKKQFCSLSAFLGHKQARCNGQRTIVSLPAPRSNPNVQDIIITTSRGSAQAATETLPVSRATQVIQSSIPSFNNAAIAQNMMLADDLMSFNNIDHSLGNQTLQLGSSNSPGGTYLPQVTTFSVQSPNSVTILGPVSSAPSLTPGSSTYSSANHIQIQPAPSQQATLVTRAEKSIANSIVKPSPTKAGRKSAQAQANVNFVNVRMRRSKSGSIIVEGEKKKLVCQYCNKTFTKNFDLQQHIRAHTGEKPFQCIVCGRAFAQKSNVKKHMNTHKVWPAGTGKTLPSQPPLEVENIITEQPEQPPKVTHKVEVCEKEVEREDNSTDSSEPKEDSRTKVMIDNSYICQYCPCKFKTYFHLKSHMVQHKNQQVFKCSMAKCSQVFRELDGFLEHIKEHECEMTYRCHICSKVFVSLYELGLHQYTHSLYPQQGPKTGPRHFQCTRCQNKYSSPEALEHHINTSSHDHPCPHCNKSFTCERYLRRHLPSHGSEGQFQCPTCHKKFKAEHYLKMHALIHTGETPFACEICKTAFNRKDKLKRHMLIHENSKRYKCPFKAVTGCTKEFSRTDKLKSHIVTHSGVRPFKCGECGRCFSRKPHLIEHERGHRADYKFKCQVCHKGFFRPKLFKEHKCVPSKNGEAPQRIYRPRNKRKVGRPRKRMITVETTKDSKISDVRVQNVMVIQSENEKVVKENETQIVEGPSIEVSTQEEAEVEENEKAVIKSEKPPFCVKVTTPVPRYLAVNVHSQSNNILGHGLQTHFIQTSASGSGFQNLVSTNSGYQPITILEPIPIQMTQLDNVALSDQLSLQMTSLQGGVTVSDNNVSVIESVPVQVVMPAEDPDNMMTTHVVVSSSGPDQGYPTSQLEDFTGSEGDPVLQGTENLLKAHAEILQSAQ; this comes from the exons ATGAACCAACAGTTTATAGAGACTTATACAG TTCCAGGAATGGACAGCCAGACAGCAGTAGCTGTTCAGTCATTGATAGATTCACAAGTCATAACTGAAGCAACACCAG TTGATGAGGATGATGTATTCCAATGTGGGAAGTGTAAAAAGCAGTTCTGCTCACTGTCTGCATTTCTGGGTCACAAACAGGCGCGGTGTAATGGGCAGCGGACTATTGTGTCCCTGCCTGCCCCTCGCTCCAATCCCAATGTGCAAGACATAATCATCACAACCTCGAGAGGATCCGCCCAAGCGGCTACAGAGACTTTACCTGTCAGTCGGGCAACCCAGGTTATTCAG tcCTCTATTCCCTCATTCAACAATGCGGCCATTGCCCAGAACATGATGCTGGCTGATGATTTGATGTCCTTTAATAATATTGACCACAGTCTCGGTAACCAGACATTGCAGTTG GGATCCTCCAATTCCCCAGGAGGAACTTACCTGCCCCAGGTGACAACATTTTCTGTCCAGTCCCCGAACAGTGTCACCATACTGGGCCCTGTCAGCAGTGCCCCCTCCCTGACTCCCGGCTCCAGTACCTATTCCTCAGCCAATCACATCCAGATCCAACCAGCCCCTTCCCAGCAGGCAACACTGGTCACAAGGGCTGAGAAGAGCATTGCCAACTCTATTGTCAAACCCAGCCCAACCAAAGCTG GGAGGAAGTCAGCCCAAGCTCAAGCTAATGTTAACTTTGTGAACGTTAGGATGAGGCGGAGCAAGAGCGGCAGCATCATTGTGGAAGGAGAAAAGAAGAAACTGGTCTGCCAGTACTGCAACAAAACTTTCACCAAGAACTTTGACTTACAGCAGCACATTCGAGCACACACAGGGGAAAAACCTTTCCAATGTATTGTGTGTGGGAGGGCGTTTGCCCAGAAGTCAAATGTAAAGAAACACATGAATACTCATAAG GTGTGGCCAGCAGGGACGGGGAAGACCTTGCCCAGCCAGCCCCCACTGGAGGTGGAGAATATCATCACTGAGCAGCCAGAGCAGCCCCCCAAAGTGACCCACAAAGTGGAGGTCTGCGAAAAGGAG GTGGAGAGAGAGGACAACAGCACTGATTCTTCAGAACCAAAGGAGGACTCGAGAACCAAAGTGATGATTGACAACTCGTACATCTGCCAGTACTGTCCCTGCAAGTTCAAGACCTACTTCCATCTTAAATCTCACATGGTACAGCACAAGAACCAACAG GTGTTTAAATGCTCCATGGCCAAGTGTAGTCAGGTGTTCAGAGAACTGGACGGCTTCCTGGAGCACATCAAGGAGCATGAGTGTGAGATGACGTACCGCTGTCACATCTGTAGCAAGGTGTTCGTGTCCTTGTACGAACTAGGTCTCCATCAGTACACACACAGTCTGTACCCTCAGCAGGGACCAAAGACCGGCCCAAG GCACTTTCAGTGCACAAGATGTCAGAACAAGTACTCGTCCCCTGAGGCATTGGAGCATCACATAAACACGTCCTCTCACGACCACCCCTGTCCCCACTGTAACAAGTCCTTCACCTGCGAGAGATATCTCCGACGTCACCTACCATCACATGGGTCTGAAG GCCAGTTCCAGTGTCCAACGTGCCACAAGAAATTCAAAGCTGAACATTACCTCAAAATGCATGCATTAATTCACACCGGAGAAACACCTTTTGCTTGTGAAATCTGCAAAACTGCATTCAATCGTAAGGACAAGCTCAAGAGGCACATGCTTATCCATGAGAATTCCAAGCGATACAAATGTCCATTTAAAGCCGTCACAG GCTGTACAAAAGAATTCAGCAGAACTGACAAATTGAAGTCACACATTGTTACCCATAGTGGTGTTCGTCCATTCAAATGTGGAGAATGTGGCCGGTGCTTCAGCAGGAAGCCACATTTAATAGAGCATGAGAGAGGTCACAGAGCGGATTACAAATTCAAATGCCAGGTGTGTCACAAGGGATTCTTTCGACCTAAGCTGTTTAAAGAACACAAATGTGTACCAAGCAAAAACGGGGAGGCCCCTCAAAGGATCTATCGCCccagaaacaaaagaaaagtaggTCGTCCAAGAAAACGCATGATTACAGTGGAGACGACTAAGGATAGTAAGATAAGTGATGTCAGAGTTCAAAATGTTATGGTTATTCAATCTGAAAACGAAAAGGTTGTGAAAGAAAATGAGACACAGATTGTGGAAGGACCATCTATTGAAGTCTCAACTCAAGAAGAGGCAGAAGTAGAAGAAAATGAGAAAGCTGTGATCAAATCTGAAAAGCCACCATTTTGTGTCAAAGTCACTACTCCGGTTCCGCGGTACCTTGCAGTCAACGTACATTCCCAGTCTAACAATATTCTAGGGCACGGATTACAGACACATTTCATACAGACTTCTGCCTCAGGTTCCGGTTTCCAGAACTTAGTTTCCACAAACAGCGGCTACCAACCCATCACCATCTTGGAACCAATTCCCATTCAAATGACTCAGCTGGACAATGTGGCTCTGAGTGACCAGCTGTCCCTGCAAATGACCTCCTTGCAGGGTGGTGTGACAGTCAGTGACAACAACGTTTCAGTGATCGAGAGCGTGCCCGTTCAGGTGGTGATGCCCGCGGAGGACCCAGACAACATGATGACCACACATGTAGTTGTAAGTTCCAGCGGACCTGACCAGGGCTACCCCACATCCCAGCTAGAGGATTTCACCGGGTCGGAGGGGGATCCAGTCTTACAAGGCACGGAGAATCTGCTGAAGGCTCATGCTGAGATCTTGCAGTCAGCTCAATGA
- the LOC128188777 gene encoding N-acetylgalactosamine-6-sulfatase-like — MNILCAIFVAQFCYTNGAKPNFILMLMDDMGWGDLGVFGEPNKETPYLDQMAAEGMLFPDFYSANPLCSPSRAALLTGRLPIRNGFYTTNGHARNAYTPQNIVGGIPDEEILLPELLQKAGYQSKLVGKWHLGHQAKYLPLKHGFDEWFGAPNCHFGPYDNVHTPNIPVYRNKEMAGRYYQDFKIEKNGESNLTQLYTQEAVEFITRMHNKSKPFFLYWAVDATHEPLYASKPFLGTSNRGLYGDVVRELDSAVGKILASLRSLKIDNNTLVFFSSDNGGATYAKQHGGSNGPFLCGKETTFEGGMREPTIAWWPGHIKKGQVSHQVGSLMDLYTTFVDFAEVAMPTDRVIDGISLRASLLNNTNVQRPLFYYRGNQIMAVRKGSYKAHLWTWTNSIEEFKKGTNFCPGQDIAGVTTHNQTDHTSKPLLFHIGRDPGEKYPISPNTPEYKKEMPLLMKEIQNHMVLLVPATPQLNMCDEGVMNWAPAGCNKGQNKCYKGPPSKPYNCTWPH; from the exons atgaatattttatgtgCAATTTTTGTTGCACAATTTTGTTACACAAATGGAGCCAAACCAAACTTTATCTTAATGCTTATGGATGAT atGGGATGGGGTGACTTAGGTGTATTTGGAGaaccaaataaagaaacaccATATCTGGATCAGATGGCAGCTGAGGGAATGCTGTTTCCAGATTTTTACTCTGCAAATCCATTGTGTTCCCCTT CCAGGGCTGCTCTGTTAACAGGACGTCTACCAATAAGAAATGGATTTTACACCACAAATGGCCATGCTAGAAATG CATATACGCCACAGAACATAGTTGGAGGAATTCCAGATGAAGAGATACTGCTGCCAGAGCTTCTTCAGAAAGCAGGATACCAGAGCAAATTGGTGGGAAAATG GCACTTGGGACATCAAGCCAAGTACCTGCCTCTGAAGCATGGTTTTGATGAGTGGTTTGGAGCACCCAACTGCCATTTTGGTCCCTATGACAACGTTCACACTCCAAACATTCCGGTGTACAGGAATAAAGAAATGGCAGGGAG ATATTATCAAGATTTTAAGATCGAGAAGAATGGGGAATCTAATTTAACTCAACTTTACACCCag GAGGCAGTGGAGTTTATTACTAGAATGCACAACAAATCAAAGCCATTTTTCCTTTACTGGGCAGTAGATGCTACCCATGAACCCCTGTATGCCTCCAAACCATTTTTGGGGACCAGCAACAGAGGGCT ATATGGAGATGTTGTGAGGGAGTTAGACTCAGCTGTTGGGAAAATTCTGGCCTCTCTGAGGAGTCTGAAAATAGACAACAACACCCTAGTGTTCTTCTCCTCTGACAATGGTGGTGCAACATATGCCAAGCAACATG GAGGCAGCAATGGTCCATTTCTGTGTGGAAAAGAAACAACATTTGAAGGAGGAATGAGAGAACCCACCATTGCATGGTGGCCAGGGCACATAAAAAAGGGACAG GTTTCCCACCAAGTGGGTTCTCTGATGGATTTGTACACCACCTTCGTCGATTTTGCTGAAGTGGCTATGCCGACAGACCGTGTCATCGATGGAATCAGTCTCCGTGCTTCACTGCTCAACAACACCAATGTACAAAG GCCATTATTTTATTACCGAGGAAATCAAATAATGGCAGTTCGGAAGGGGAGTTACAAAGCACATTTATGGACCTGGACCAATTCAATTGAAGAGTTTAAAAAA GGTACAAATTTCTGTCCCGGTCAAGACATAGCTGGTGTGACCACCCACAACCAAACAGACCACACCTCCAAACCGTTGTTGTTTCATATCGGTAGAGATCCAGGGGAGAAATATCCAATCAG TCCCAATACTCcagaatataaaaaagaaatgccATTATTGATGAAAGAAATTCAGAACCATATGGTGCTACTGGTTCCAGCAACCCCCCAACTCAACATGTGTGACGAAGGAGTAATG aaCTGGGCCCCTGCAGGTTGCAATAAAGGCCAAAACAAATGTTACAAGGGGCCACCATCCAAACCATACAACTGTACCTGGCCCCATTAA
- the LOC128190835 gene encoding 5-hydroxytryptamine receptor 1B-like → MENNGNNMTAVSLSLSSASVEKIMFTGSSLFLFMTAIVNFLAHIVIGSMLLKSRSFRQSRHIYIFSVALADFLGGMTIPLSILETMNSGWTLDPYLCPVFLVTRHSMLLVSLLSVLLFTLDRWWSITFPLSYRARQSRHKSIIVLIIVWIFAGIVHVPTSFVWNSQYMDNGYKIKFCLYPYNFDPVYAMSLTVIEFSLPIFFLLVLNASIYVVLTRRRNATELRRSLSTNERAVRSRINNQSSCLPNCNCASKRCDNKEPRPLKHAKNHSSSELPAQTATEIVRNRSRSVDVGSTVSCQYSFSRKESDNLVRDFLLRQGMRAVFSVGILTMVAILFRLPYVIASLLDVFSFPVPSGTLLFLQNLTVINTMVNPFLYKLGNKSIKKTLEICIASKLEKTDKLGIKLTSMYSILDRNGKVSNILRT, encoded by the coding sequence ATGGAGAATAACGGAAATAATATGACGGCGGTATCACTTTCACTGTCCTCGGCATCTGTAGAGAAAATTATGTTCACTGGGAGTTCTTTGTTTCTCTTTATGACCGCCATTGTGAACTTCCTGGCCCATATTGTAATAGGTTCCATGCTTCTCAAGTCTCGTTCCTTTCGTCAGAGCCGTCATATATACATATTCAGCGTAGCTTTGGCCGACTTCCTCGGTGGAATGACGATACCTCTCTCCATATTAGAAACAATGAATTCCGGTTGGACTTTAGACCCTTATTTGTGCCCGGTTTTCTTGGTGACTAGACATTCGATGTTACTTGTTTCTCTTCTTAGCGTCTTGCTGTTTACCTTGGATAGGTGGTGGAGTATAACATTTCCACTGTCATACAGAGCGCGTCAAAGTCGGCACAAATCCATCATTGTCTTGATAATTGTGTGGATCTTTGCTGGAATTGTCCATGTACCTACAAGTTTTGTCTGGAACTCTCAGTATATGGACAATGGATACAAAATAAAGTTCTGTTTGTATCCCTACAATTTTGACCCCGTGTATGCAATGTCGTTAACAGTTATCGAATTCTCTTTGCCAATTTTCTTCCTCCTGGTTCTCAACGCTTCCATTTACGTCGTTTTGACCAGGCGCCGTAACGCCACTGAGCTTAGGAGGTCATTAAGTACAAATGAACGAGCGGTTCGTAGTCGAATAAACAATCAGTCTTCTTGTCTTCCAAATTGTAACTGTGCATCAAAAAGGTGTGATAACAAAGAACCTCGACCATTAAAACATGCCAAAAATCACAGTTCATCGGAGCTGCCAGCGCAAACAGCAACTGAAATTGTTCGGAATAGGAGCAGGTCCGTAGACGTTGGATCTACTGTCAGTTGTCAATACAGCTTTTCGCGAAAGGAGAGTGATAACTTAGTGAGAGATTTTCTGTTGCGCCAGGGTATGAGAGCCGTGTTTTCGGTTGGCATTCTTACGATGGTCGCCATCTTGTTCCGGTTGCCTTACGTCATTGCCTCATTGCTCGATGTGTTTTCTTTTCCGGTGCCTTCAGGTACATTGTTGTTTCTTCAAAACTTGACTGTGATAAACACAATGGTAAatccttttttatataaactggGTAACAAGAGCATCAAGAAAACGCTTGAAATCTGCATAGCGTCAAAACTGGAAAAAACAGATAAACTTGGAATAAAATTAACAAGCATGTATAGTATTCTTGATCGAAATGGCAAAGTTTCTAATATTCTCAGAACATGA